A stretch of the Streptomyces sp. NBC_00078 genome encodes the following:
- a CDS encoding ComEC/Rec2 family competence protein: MRRTPAPPPRRATVHAASGGRLGTAHPRQEGPTDLRLVPPALAAWATAALMLDATSGWVTGVAVLCLTAAVVLLAVRRRGGQAGSPTPTRTPGAWPRASVAALLLCVAAAAVSAGLHGADLRRGPVPRLARQYATVTAEVEITSDPRLTRPRIRGDHAAPASVLMEGEVRRVEKADGTAVATRAPVLVIVDMGAGSARTKVPAEGPSRSPWLELLPSTRLRVMARSAPAAVGGDRIAGVLRVRGQAVPEVTEGPSGVQRFAGRLRAGLREATDGLPADARALLPGLVVGDTSRITPELDEAFKATDLAHTLAVSGSNLTIILALLIGPPGMAQLVERRGLAPRLGIPLRMTALLGGALTLGFVVVCRPDPSVLRAAACGAVVLLALATGRRRSLVPALATAVLLLVLYDPWLARSYGFLLSVLATAALLTLAPRWSEALRRRRVPPRLAEGLAAAAAAQALCAPVVAVLSARVSLVAVPCNLLAEIAVAPATVLGFAALATAPVLMPVAKALAWCASWPADWIADIARTGAALPGAGVDWPGDWSGAGLLALVTVAVLLTGRRLLRHPWVCAACGVLFVLLVVQPPPLTRVITGWPPPGWRFAMCDVGQGDATVLAAGDGTGVVVDAGPDPRLVDHCLSTLGITRIPLIVLTHFHADHVAGLPGVLRGRSVGAIETTGFDEPADQMEFVRKQAAARRIPVTRAVAGEQRRTGSLSWQVLWPPPSPAPDPDGPNDASVALLVRSAGLRLLLLGDLEPPAQQALLTSPQGALLGGVDVLKVAHHGSAYQDPELIRRVAPRIALISCGKDNPYGHPAPSTVAALRAEGAVVLRTDRDGALAVTGRETGTGTELQVARD; this comes from the coding sequence ATGAGGCGCACACCAGCGCCCCCACCCCGGCGCGCCACCGTCCACGCAGCCTCAGGAGGACGGCTCGGAACCGCCCACCCCAGACAGGAAGGACCGACGGACCTACGCCTCGTACCGCCCGCACTCGCGGCTTGGGCGACGGCGGCGTTGATGCTGGACGCGACGTCCGGATGGGTCACGGGTGTCGCGGTCCTCTGCCTGACCGCCGCGGTGGTCCTGCTGGCGGTACGACGACGGGGAGGACAAGCCGGATCGCCGACGCCGACGCGCACGCCGGGTGCATGGCCGCGGGCCTCGGTCGCTGCCCTGCTGCTCTGCGTCGCCGCTGCCGCCGTCTCCGCCGGGCTGCACGGAGCCGACCTGCGGCGCGGGCCCGTGCCCCGCCTTGCCCGGCAGTACGCCACCGTGACCGCCGAAGTCGAGATCACCTCCGACCCTCGGCTCACCAGGCCCCGGATCAGAGGGGATCATGCCGCTCCCGCCTCCGTGCTGATGGAGGGGGAGGTACGGCGGGTCGAGAAAGCGGACGGGACGGCGGTGGCGACCCGGGCACCAGTGTTGGTCATCGTCGACATGGGGGCGGGCAGCGCCCGTACGAAGGTCCCCGCTGAGGGGCCATCACGGTCCCCCTGGCTCGAGTTGTTGCCCTCCACGCGGCTGCGGGTCATGGCGCGGTCGGCGCCCGCGGCGGTCGGCGGGGACCGTATCGCCGGGGTGCTGCGCGTGCGGGGACAGGCCGTGCCGGAGGTGACGGAAGGACCCTCGGGCGTCCAGCGGTTCGCCGGGCGGTTGCGGGCCGGGCTGCGCGAGGCGACCGACGGACTGCCGGCCGACGCGCGGGCGCTGCTGCCCGGGCTGGTCGTCGGGGACACCTCGCGGATCACTCCGGAGCTGGACGAGGCCTTCAAGGCCACGGACCTCGCGCACACGCTCGCCGTGTCCGGGAGCAACCTCACGATCATTCTCGCCCTGCTCATCGGACCGCCGGGCATGGCACAACTGGTGGAGCGCCGTGGGCTCGCGCCCCGGCTCGGCATCCCGCTGCGGATGACCGCGCTGCTCGGGGGAGCGCTCACACTCGGCTTCGTGGTCGTGTGCCGACCGGATCCGAGTGTGCTGCGTGCCGCGGCCTGCGGCGCCGTCGTGCTGCTGGCCCTGGCGACCGGACGCCGCAGGTCGCTCGTCCCGGCGCTGGCGACGGCGGTACTGCTGCTCGTGCTGTACGACCCCTGGCTGGCCCGGAGTTACGGCTTCCTGCTCTCCGTGCTGGCCACCGCAGCCCTCCTCACGCTTGCTCCGCGCTGGAGCGAGGCGCTGCGGAGGCGCCGGGTCCCGCCGAGGTTGGCCGAGGGGCTGGCTGCCGCGGCCGCGGCGCAGGCTCTGTGCGCGCCGGTCGTCGCTGTGCTGTCGGCGAGAGTGAGCCTGGTGGCGGTGCCGTGCAATCTGCTCGCGGAGATCGCGGTGGCGCCGGCCACGGTGCTCGGTTTCGCGGCCCTGGCGACCGCGCCGGTGCTGATGCCGGTGGCCAAGGCGCTGGCCTGGTGCGCGAGTTGGCCCGCGGACTGGATCGCGGACATCGCCAGGACCGGGGCCGCCCTGCCCGGCGCGGGAGTGGACTGGCCGGGCGACTGGAGCGGAGCGGGGCTGCTCGCTCTGGTCACGGTGGCCGTCCTGCTGACCGGACGGCGGTTGTTGAGACATCCCTGGGTGTGTGCCGCCTGCGGGGTGCTGTTCGTGCTCCTCGTCGTGCAGCCGCCGCCGTTGACCAGGGTGATCACTGGGTGGCCGCCACCGGGATGGAGATTCGCGATGTGTGACGTGGGACAGGGTGACGCGACCGTGCTCGCGGCGGGGGACGGCACCGGTGTGGTGGTCGACGCCGGGCCCGATCCGAGGCTCGTCGACCACTGTCTGAGCACGCTCGGCATCACCAGGATCCCGCTGATCGTGCTGACCCACTTCCACGCGGACCATGTGGCCGGGCTGCCCGGCGTGCTGCGCGGGCGTTCGGTGGGCGCGATCGAGACGACGGGCTTCGACGAGCCGGCGGACCAGATGGAGTTCGTGCGGAAGCAGGCGGCGGCACGGCGCATCCCGGTGACCCGGGCCGTGGCCGGCGAGCAGCGGCGCACCGGTTCGCTGTCCTGGCAGGTGCTGTGGCCCCCGCCGAGCCCGGCACCCGATCCTGACGGGCCGAACGACGCCAGCGTCGCCCTGCTCGTCAGGTCGGCAGGGCTGCGGCTCCTGCTGCTCGGGGATCTCGAACCCCCGGCCCAGCAGGCGCTGTTGACGTCGCCGCAAGGGGCGCTGCTCGGTGGCGTGGACGTCCTCAAGGTCGCCCATCACGGTTCGGCCTACCAGGACCCGGAGCTGATACGCAGGGTGGCCCCGCGGATCGCGCTCATCAGCTGCGGGAAGGACAACCCTTACGGGCACCCGGCCCCCAGCACGGTCGCGGCGTTGCGGGCCGAGGGCGCGGTGGTGCTACGGACGGACCGGGACGGGGCGCTGGCGGTCACGGGGAGGGAGACGGGGACGGGCACGGAGTTGCAGGTGGCGCGAGACTGA
- a CDS encoding ComEA family DNA-binding protein, protein MALRSRSRTATVSSGPGRGPASDGRIRHRSLPLRSRARHRHASAEEARRRAEALFPERAGDRRELRMGPPVLPGEEDDEHGPLSATPVREAVEGQDASPAGEAWRARAGLALRERMPLWLQARCGLERRSVFALGALLVVAAVFAVQHFWVGRTQSVRAPEVVRAAAPFGERKVIGAQEREASAGAPSAAGTAGGEIVVDVSGKVRDPGIHRLPAGSRVVDALHAAGGLRPGTSTDGLNRARFLVDGEQVIVGGPAVPAPGAAGAAAGGPAGPAAGAAPAAPVALNTATVDQLDTLPGVGPVLAQHIIDYRTQHGGFRSVNELREVNGIGDRRFADLRNLVRP, encoded by the coding sequence ATGGCACTTCGATCACGTTCACGTACAGCGACCGTCTCCAGCGGCCCAGGGCGCGGACCCGCCTCCGACGGCCGGATCCGCCATCGCTCACTGCCGCTGAGGAGCCGTGCCCGGCACAGGCATGCGTCGGCGGAGGAAGCCCGTCGGCGCGCGGAGGCACTCTTCCCCGAACGCGCGGGTGATCGGCGGGAGTTGAGGATGGGGCCGCCGGTGCTGCCTGGGGAGGAGGACGACGAGCACGGTCCACTTTCAGCGACTCCGGTGAGAGAAGCGGTTGAGGGCCAGGACGCTTCCCCGGCAGGGGAGGCCTGGCGAGCCCGGGCCGGGCTCGCTCTGCGGGAGCGGATGCCGTTGTGGCTGCAGGCGAGGTGCGGGCTGGAGCGGCGCAGCGTGTTCGCGCTCGGGGCGCTGCTCGTCGTAGCCGCCGTCTTCGCGGTTCAGCACTTCTGGGTCGGGCGGACGCAGTCCGTGCGGGCGCCCGAAGTGGTGCGGGCAGCGGCTCCGTTCGGTGAGCGGAAGGTGATCGGGGCGCAGGAGCGGGAGGCTTCGGCCGGGGCACCGAGCGCCGCTGGCACCGCCGGGGGCGAGATCGTCGTGGACGTCAGCGGCAAGGTCCGCGACCCCGGGATCCACCGCCTGCCCGCAGGGTCGCGTGTCGTCGACGCGCTGCATGCGGCCGGCGGCCTGCGCCCCGGCACCAGCACGGACGGCCTGAACCGGGCCCGCTTCCTTGTGGACGGAGAGCAGGTGATCGTCGGCGGTCCCGCCGTCCCGGCACCCGGGGCGGCCGGTGCGGCTGCCGGCGGCCCGGCCGGCCCGGCGGCGGGCGCTGCTCCCGCCGCTCCGGTCGCGCTCAACACCGCCACCGTGGACCAGCTCGACACCCTGCCGGGCGTCGGCCCCGTGCTCGCCCAGCACATCATCGACTACCGCACACAGCACGGCGGCTTCCGCTCCGTGAACGAGCTGCGCGAGGTCAACGGCATCGGCGACCGCCGCTTCGCCGACCTCCGAAATCTCGTACGGCCATGA
- a CDS encoding DegV family protein, producing the protein MSRHVAIVTDSTAYLPPRTMERHGITSVPLTVVLGDQALDEGTEISTRSLAQALQKRRPVTTSRPSPELFAQTYRKVAESGATGIVSLHLSAELSGTYDAAVLAAREAPVPVRVVDTGMVAMALGFCALAAAEAGGTVDEAVTAAEKRASGTSAYFYVDTLEYLRRGGRIGAAQALLGSALAVKPLLQLDGGRIELLEKVRTASKAIARLEEIVAERAGSAQVDIAVHHLAAPERASALADRLRARVTGVVDLHVSEVGAVIGAHTGPGLLGTVVSPR; encoded by the coding sequence ATGTCCCGCCATGTCGCGATCGTCACCGATTCAACGGCCTACCTGCCGCCGCGGACGATGGAGCGCCACGGCATCACATCGGTGCCGCTGACCGTGGTCCTCGGCGACCAGGCGCTGGACGAGGGCACCGAGATCTCGACCCGTTCCCTGGCCCAGGCACTCCAGAAGCGGCGCCCCGTCACCACCTCGCGCCCCAGCCCCGAGCTCTTCGCCCAGACCTATCGCAAGGTCGCCGAGTCCGGCGCGACCGGCATCGTCTCCCTGCATCTCTCCGCGGAGCTCTCGGGCACCTACGACGCGGCGGTCCTCGCGGCCCGCGAGGCGCCGGTGCCGGTGCGGGTGGTGGACACCGGCATGGTCGCTATGGCGCTCGGCTTCTGCGCGCTGGCCGCGGCGGAGGCAGGCGGCACGGTGGACGAGGCCGTCACGGCCGCCGAGAAGCGGGCCTCCGGCACATCGGCCTACTTCTACGTCGACACTCTCGAATATCTGCGCCGCGGCGGCCGGATCGGCGCCGCGCAGGCACTGCTGGGCTCCGCGCTCGCCGTGAAACCGCTGCTGCAGCTGGACGGCGGCCGTATCGAACTCCTGGAGAAGGTCCGCACGGCGTCGAAGGCCATCGCCCGCCTTGAGGAGATCGTGGCCGAGCGCGCCGGCAGCGCACAGGTCGACATCGCCGTCCACCATCTCGCCGCCCCCGAGCGGGCATCGGCGCTCGCGGACCGGTTGCGGGCGCGGGTGACCGGGGTGGTGGACCTGCATGTGAGTGAGGTGGGGGCCGTGATCGGGGCGCATACGGGGCCCGGGTTGCTGGGGACTGTGGTCTCGCCACGGTGA
- a CDS encoding arylamine N-acetyltransferase — protein MHSSQADAYLRRLGIEPAHWPTLPAIEVLRDLHLRHLQAVPFENLSVHLGEEIVLEEKRLLEKVVGARRGGFCYELNGAFGALLATLGFEVTLLAARVHGDEGRLGIPYDHLALRVRTVDAGEWLADVGFGAHSHWPLAFGERGEQKDPGGRFRIVEAGPDLDVVVNGRPQYRLEMRPRELGDFVAGAWWHSTSPVSHFVQSLVCSRVTEDGGRITLSGRTFKVTGPDGAHEERELGTDEEVLGVYRERFGIELGSVPTVRNPRRRD, from the coding sequence ATGCACAGCTCACAGGCCGACGCCTACCTTCGCCGTCTCGGAATCGAGCCCGCCCACTGGCCCACCCTCCCCGCCATCGAGGTCCTGCGCGATCTGCATCTGCGCCACCTGCAGGCCGTGCCGTTCGAGAACCTGTCGGTCCACCTCGGCGAGGAGATCGTGCTGGAGGAGAAGCGGCTGCTGGAGAAGGTGGTGGGGGCGCGGCGGGGCGGGTTCTGCTACGAACTCAACGGGGCGTTCGGGGCCCTGCTCGCCACGCTGGGTTTCGAGGTCACCCTGCTCGCCGCCCGGGTGCACGGGGACGAGGGGCGGCTCGGGATCCCGTACGACCATCTCGCGCTGCGGGTGCGGACGGTGGATGCGGGTGAGTGGCTGGCGGACGTCGGCTTCGGGGCGCACAGTCACTGGCCGCTGGCCTTCGGGGAGAGGGGTGAGCAGAAGGATCCGGGCGGGAGGTTCCGGATCGTCGAGGCGGGGCCGGACCTGGACGTCGTCGTGAACGGAAGGCCGCAGTACCGGCTGGAGATGCGGCCGCGTGAGCTGGGCGACTTCGTGGCCGGGGCGTGGTGGCACAGCACCTCGCCCGTGTCGCACTTCGTGCAGTCGCTGGTGTGTTCAAGGGTGACGGAGGACGGGGGGAGGATCACGCTCAGCGGGCGCACCTTCAAGGTGACGGGCCCGGACGGGGCGCACGAGGAGCGGGAGTTGGGCACGGACGAGGAGGTGCTCGGGGTGTACCGGGAGCGGTTCGGGATCGAACTCGGCTCAGTGCCGACCGTGCGAAATCCCCGCAGGCGCGACTGA